A window of the Enoplosus armatus isolate fEnoArm2 chromosome 5, fEnoArm2.hap1, whole genome shotgun sequence genome harbors these coding sequences:
- the LOC139285454 gene encoding alpha-(1,3)-fucosyltransferase 4-like — protein MLCRPHVLKRSCSSVCAATVVVLLLGVCLLYINLPDPFTLEPLVSDESSAVTLLIWTHPFGRYRKLPDCFGLYHIGGCTLTDDGRAYPEADAVVIHHRDVATGTADLPTEPRPRAQKWIWMNYESPAHTPRLWRFEGVFNLTMTYRTDSDIFLPYGYLVPREHKTKVLQSRVEHQLRAPSHSHLLRPRLLAWVISNWSESHARVALYYQLRRFIQVDVYGRAGRPLQEDSGGGSVVRLVRRYQFYLALENSQHTDYITEKLWNAVRAGAVPVVLGPSRQNYERFLPPEAFIHVDDFPTVRGLARYLLMLRRNPARLRRHLDWRGSYSVHQPSFWAEHYCTACRAVRRTRGGTDVVKDLTRWFHS, from the coding sequence ATGTTGTGCAGGCCACATGTTCTCAAGAGgtcctgctcctctgtgtgcGCGGCTACCGTCGTTGTTTTGTTATTGGGAGTCTGCCTACTCTACATAAACCTACCTGACCCGTTCACGCTGGAACCGCTTGTCTCTGATGAGAGCAGCGCGGTGACGCTCCTGATATGGACGCATCCGTTCGGTCGGTACCGCAAACTTCCCGACTGCTTTGGGCTCTATCATATCGGCGGGTGCACGCTCACCGACGACGGGCGCGCGTACCCGGAGGCCGATGCTGTGGTCATTCACCACCGGGATGTTGCCACCGGCACCGCTGATCTGCCAACGGAACCGCGGCCACGTGCTCAAAAGTGGATATGGATGAACTACGAGTCCCCCGCGCACACGCCCAGACTGTGGCGTTTTGAGGGTGTTTTCAACCTCACAATGACCTACCGGACAGATTCAGATATTTTCCTGCCGTACGGGTATCTGGTCCCCCGTGAACACAAAACCAAGGTTCTCCAGAGCCGCGTTGAGCACCAGCTCCGCGCACCCTCGCACTCACACCTCCTCCGGCCCCGCCTCTTGGCCTGGGTCATCAGCAACTGGTCTGAGTCCCATGCGCGCGTGGCCCTTTACTACCAGCTCCGCCGGTTCATCCAGGTGGATGTGTACGGGCGCGCGGGCCGGCCGTTACAGGAGGacagcggcggcggcagcgtGGTGCGGCTGGTCAGACGGTACCAGTTCTACCTGGCGCTGGAGAACTCGCAGCACACCGACTACATCACGGAGAAGCTGTGGAACGCGGTGCGGGCCGGTGCCGTCCCGGTGGTCCTGGGTCCATCCAGGCAGAACTATGAGCGCTTCCTGCCCCCCGAGGCCTTCATCCACGTGGACGACTTCCCCACAGTGCGAGGGCTGGCCCGGTACCTGCTGATGCTCAGGCGCAACCCGGCCCGGTTGAGGCGGCACCTGGACTGGAGAGGGAGCTACAGCGTGCACCAGCCCTCCTTCTGGGCTGAACACTACTGCACGGCCTGCAGGGCGGTGAGGAGAACCAGAGGCGGGACTGATGTGGTCAAAGACTTGACACGCTGGTTTCACTCGTGA